From the genome of Agromyces badenianii:
ATCGAAGCGCCATCGCAGCTCGGCGCCCAGCTTGTGCAGTCGGCCGTCGACCGAGAGCGCGTTCTCGGTGGAGCCGGTGCCGTCGGTCCAGAGGCCGCCGAGCTGCAGGCCGAGCCGGTGGCCGTGCTCCATGCCGGAGGCCGCGCCCCAGTGCCACGTCATGCTGTAGGGCCAGCGGCCGCGGCCGTGGTCGAGCACCGCCCAGCTCTCGCCGGCAGGCAGCTCGTGCGCGACCCCGTCGATCGTGATGGTGCCGCGGGCCGGGCGCGCGACATCCTTCACCGTGTACTGGAACCTCGTGTCGCTCCACGGCACGACCACGCCGAGCGCCTCGTGGCCATCGGGTCGCTCGGCGAAGACGTCGAGCGCGACGCGTTTCGTGGTCGCGACGATGCGGGTGCCGTCGCCCGATTCGGTGATCGCCGTCTCGATGCCGGGCACCCTCGCGGTCGCCGGAGCCGCGCCGAGCGTGCCGGGCAGGTCGACGCCGCGGGAGAGGGGGGTGATCGCGCCGGCGTCGACGTCGGTCGCGGTGCGCCGGTCGAACACCCACACCTGGTTCAGCGTCGCGTAGTCGAGCATCGCGACCGTCACGGCGACGATGTGGTCGGGAGTCGTGATGCCCCAGTACTCCCAGCGCTTGTTGCGGCCGCGGCCGAGCCGGCCGGTGCCGATGCCCGAGGTGTCGTGCAGCGGATGCCGCGTCCACCCCACGGCGGCGGGATTCAGTCGCCCGTTCGGCAGTGTGAGCGAGACGGGTTCGGTGATCTCCCGTTCGTGCGTGAGGGTGGTTCGCGCGTCGTTCACGGCACCTCCATGTGCGTCGAGAGTCAGTGTAGGGGCGCCGAGACGCGCCCGGACGCGGCGAGGCGCCGACTCCCCGAAAGAAGCCGACGCCTCGTCGTGTGCCTTGCCGTGAATCAACCCGCGGCGGGCGGGGTGATCTTGATCAGCGCGGCGATGTTGCCCTTCTCGGCCTTCTTGACCTCGATGACCGTGCCGTAGCCGACGCCGGCGTCAGCCGGGTTGCCGGTGCCGAGTACGCCAAGTTGAGTCTCGGAACCGTACAGCTCGGGCAGCGGGTTGCCGTCGAAGTCGACGATCCGCGTGGAGTACGGCGCGTTGCCGACCGAGGGAACGACCGCCGAGCCGTCGCGGAAGCGGCGGGCCAGGCGTCCGTCGGGGAGCACCTCGAGGCCCGACGTCCAGCCGAGGTCGTCGGTGAACGTCGAGACTCCCGCGCGAGCGGGCACCTTGGTGCAGTACTCGTCGGTCAGCTCGGCACCGGTGATGCACTCCGTGAACTTGTAGGTCTTGCCGAGGCCGAAGGCCACGTCGGACGACTGCGAACGCGACGGCAGGTTGTGCTGCAGCGTTCCGTCGGCCGCGGCCGCGTCACCGGTTCGGCGCAGCGGGTCGAAGTGACTGTCGACGAGCAGCAGCCCGCCCTTCGCCCCGTAGCTCGGCAGCGCCGTCTCGTTCGTGCGAACGTGGTTGGTATTGCCGTAGGTGGTGTCGCGGTACCAGATGAGCGCTCCGGGAGCGTTGTAGGCGATCTTCTCGACCTTCCACGCGCCGGTGCTGTACACCGAGTTGTAGCCGTACTTCAGGCCCTCGTCGAAGCCGTCGAAGTTGCGCCACTCGACCATGTAGTACTGCGCCTTGTTCGAAGTGCCGGTGTCGATGCGCCAGCCGGGGCCGGTCGTGTCGGTGAACGACTCGACCTCGGCGGTCCAGCCGTTGTCGCCGCTCTCGACGTCGTCGCTCCACACCGTGTCGGCCCCGCTCGTGAGAGCGAAGTCGTCGGAGAACCAGCCGCGCTCCTGGAACGCGGCATCGGTGGCCAGGCGCAGGCGCACGCCGACGGTCGTGCCCGAGTACTCCGCGAGGTCGATGTACTGTCGCGTCCAACCACCCGAGGTGCCGGTGAGCCCGAACTTCTTGTTGCCGAACGTCGCCAGGTTGCCGTTCGGGTCGGGGTAGCCGTCGGGCGTGGTCGCCTCACTGCCGTCTTCGTTGAAGACCTTCACGTCGGTCCAGGTGGTGCCGCCGTCGGTCGAGACCTCGACGAAGCCGTAGTCCCAGTCCTGCTCGATGACGAAGTTGTTGCTCATCCAGAACTTCGCATCGGCGGGCACGTCGACGCTCCGGGCGATGCGGATGTCGCCCCAGTCCTGATCGGAACCGCTGAACCACATGTTCTCGCCGCTGGCCGGCTCGGCGAGCGTGATCACC
Proteins encoded in this window:
- a CDS encoding DUF2804 domain-containing protein, giving the protein MNDARTTLTHEREITEPVSLTLPNGRLNPAAVGWTRHPLHDTSGIGTGRLGRGRNKRWEYWGITTPDHIVAVTVAMLDYATLNQVWVFDRRTATDVDAGAITPLSRGVDLPGTLGAAPATARVPGIETAITESGDGTRIVATTKRVALDVFAERPDGHEALGVVVPWSDTRFQYTVKDVARPARGTITIDGVAHELPAGESWAVLDHGRGRWPYSMTWHWGAASGMEHGHRLGLQLGGLWTDGTGSTENALSVDGRLHKLGAELRWRFDPTDWLRPWSITGDRVELRFEPFHDRFSKSAFGVIHSETHQCFGTYRGTVTDDSGDVVPIDALTGWAEFVKNRW